One Phaseolus vulgaris cultivar G19833 chromosome 2, P. vulgaris v2.0, whole genome shotgun sequence DNA window includes the following coding sequences:
- the LOC137810952 gene encoding FKBP12-interacting protein of 37 kDa yields MASPTHFDDEFDFGGGFGGRHSASKRSSPDYDDEDYDNDPFARKKAQSKAEEASGVTTGMILSLRESLQNCKDTLVTCQNELEAAKSEIQSWHSTLKNEPSVPAGITPDPKMLINHLQTLKTSEESLREQLEKAKKKEAAFIVTFAKREQEITELKSAVWDLKVQLKPPSMQARRLLLDPAVHEEFTRLKNLVEEKDKKVKELQDNIAAMNFTPQSKMGKMLMAKCRTLQEENEEIGNQASEGKIHELALKLALQKSQNSQLRSQFEGLQKHMEGLTNDVERSNETVLMLQDKLEEKDREIQRLKHELQQKNLEDARSDAALTRNDNNETMAGEAAN; encoded by the exons ATGGCTTCCCCTACGCATTTCGATGAT GAATTCGATTTCGGAGGTGGATTTGGCGGAAGGCATTCAG CTAGTAAGAGGTCCTCTCCCGATTACGACGATGAAGATTACGACAACGATCCTTTTGCGAGGAAGAAG GCTCAATCAAAAGCGGAAGAAGCCTCTGGTGTTACAACAGGAATGATTTTGTCACTGCGTGAGAG TCTTCAGAACTGTAAGGATACACTCGTGACATGTCAA AATGAACTGGAGGCTGCAAAATCTGAGATTCAGAGTTGGCATTCTACACTTAAAAATGAACCTTCTGTACCAGCTGGAATCACTCCAG ATCCCAAAATGTTGATCAATCATCTTCAGACCTTGAAAACCTCTGAAGAATCTTTAAGAGAGCAG CTTGAAAAGGCGAAGAAAAAAGAAGCTGCATTCATTGTAACATTTGCAAAACGAGAACAGGAAATAACAGAGTTGAAG TCTGCTGTGTGGGATCTGAAAGTGCAGCTCAAGCCACCATCTATGCAG gCTCGGAGGTTGTTACTAGATCCAGCTGTTCATGAAGAGTTCACTCGTTTAAAG AATTTAGTCGAGGAAAAGGATAAAAAAGTAAAGGAGTTGCAAGATAACATTGCTGCTATGAATTTTACTCCCCAAAGCAAGATGGGGAAGATGCTGATGGCTAAATGTAGAACCCTGCAGGAGGAAAATGAGGAGATTGGAAATCAAGCTTCTGAGGGGAAG ATACATGAATTAGCTCTGAAGCTTGCATTGCAGAAGTCCCAGAATTCACAACTTAGAAGTCAATTTGAAG GGTTGCAGAAGCACATGGAAGGACTGACAAATGATGTGGAAAGATCCAATGAAACG GTTCTCATGTTACAAGATAAACTTGAAGAGAAGGATCGGGAAATACAAAGACTAAAACATGAGCTTCAACAGAAAAACTTAGAGGATGCAAGGTCAGATGCAGCATTGACCAGAAATGACAATAATGAGACGATGGCTGGAGAGGCTGCTAACTAA
- the LOC137810951 gene encoding 26S proteasome non-ATPase regulatory subunit 4 homolog — translation MVLEATMICIDNSEWMRNGDYTPSRFQAQADAVNLICGAKTQSNPENTVGVLTMAGKGVRVLVTPTSDLGKILACMHGLETGGEMNLAAGIQVAQLALKHRQNKKQQQRIIVFAGSPIKHEKKMLEMIGRKLKKNSVALDIVNFGEEDEGKSEKLEALLAAVNNNDTSHIVHVPSGPNALSDVLISTPIFTGDGEGGSGFAAAAAAAAAGGVSGFEFGVDPNLDPELALALRVSMEEERARQEAAAKKAAEDAAKQEKGGEQQASSQDATMSERASASTSEAENKTSVLMDDENALLQQALAMSMDDPAISHDVKDTDMSEASASDPELALALQLSIADSAKDQASQSDMGKLLADQSFVSSILASLPGVDPNDPSVKDLLASMQNQSEPQQKNDEKPSEEEEKK, via the exons ATGGTGCTCGAG GCGACCATGATCTGTATCGACAATTCTGAATGGATGCGTAACGGGGATTATACTCCTTCTCGATTTCAAGCTCAAGCAGACGCTGTCAATCTCATTTGCGGGGCAAAAACCCAG TCTAATCCAGAAAATACAGTGGGAGTTCTCACAATGGCAGGGAAAGGCGTTCGAGTTTTGGTCACCCCTACCAGTGATCTGGGAAAGATCTTAGCCTGCATGCATG GACTAGAAACAGGTGGTGAGATGAACCTAGCTGCTGGCATTCAGGTGGCACAACTGGCTCTTAAGCATCGGCAAAATAAAAAGCAACAGCAGAGAATTATTGTCTTTGCTGGAAG TCCTATCAAGCATGAAAAGAAGATGTTGGAGATGATAGGGAGAAAGTTGAAAAAGAATAGTGTTGCACTTGATATTGTTAATTTTGGTGAAGAAGACGAGGGGAAGTCAGAGAAGCTTGAAGCACTCCTTGCAGCTGTTAACAATAATGATACAAGCCATATCGTACATGTTCCATCTGGTCCAAATGCTCTTTCTGATGTACTTATAAG TACACCTATTTTTACCGGTGATGGGGAAGGTGGAAGTGGTTTTGCTGCAGCTGCTGCTGCAGCAGCAGCTGGTGGTGTATCTGGATTTGAATTTGGTGTGGATCCAAACTTGGATCCAGAATTGGCTCTTGCTCTAAGAGTTTCAATGGAAGAAGAGAGAGCCAGGCAGGAAGCAGCTGCAAAGAAGGCTGCAGAGGATGCGGCCAAGCAAGAGAAGGGAGGTGAGCAGCAAGCCAGCTCTCAAGATGCAACAATGAGTGAGCGTGCCAGTGCATCAACATCTGAAGCTGAGAATAAGACAAGTGTTTTGATG GACGATGAGAATGCCCTTCTACAGCAGGCACTTGCAATGTCAATGGACGATCCTGCCATTAGCCATGATGTAAAAGATACAGATATGTCAGAAGCATCTGCAAGTGATCCCGAGTTGGCTCTAG CTCTCCAGTTATCAATAGCAGATAGTGCAAAGGATCAAGCAAGTCAGTCGGACATGGGCAAATTGTTGGCTGATCAATCCTTTGTATCTTCTATCCTTGCATCT CTTCCTGGGGTTGACCCAAATGATCCTTCTGTCAAGGATTTACTGGCGTCCATGCAAAATCAGTCTGAG CCTCAACAGAAGAACGACGAGAAGCCTTCAGAGGAGGAGGAAAAGAAGTAA